One Pseudorhodoplanes sinuspersici DNA segment encodes these proteins:
- a CDS encoding prolyl-tRNA synthetase associated domain-containing protein, producing the protein MRSPQIQHELWKRCISRHYPLGSAGSVHPLPAILPAMPATPDTLFAYLDRLGIRHSSVSHPPLFTVDESQSLRGQIAGGHNKNLFLKDRFGALYLVVLLEDARINLKTLPEIIGSGRISFGSADLLREVLGVEPGSVTPFALINDTDRRVTPVLDATMMQHDILNYHPLVNTMTTSIARDDLLRFIQSTGHTPLIRPVSDRPAD; encoded by the coding sequence ATGAGATCGCCGCAGATACAGCACGAGCTTTGGAAACGGTGCATCAGTCGCCATTACCCGCTCGGGTCCGCCGGTTCCGTTCACCCTTTGCCCGCCATCCTGCCCGCCATGCCAGCCACTCCCGACACGCTTTTCGCCTATCTCGACCGGCTGGGAATCCGCCATTCCTCGGTCTCGCACCCGCCGCTGTTCACGGTGGACGAATCGCAGTCCCTGCGTGGGCAGATCGCCGGCGGCCACAACAAGAATCTGTTCCTGAAGGACCGGTTCGGGGCGCTGTATCTGGTGGTGCTGCTGGAAGATGCCCGCATCAACCTAAAAACGCTGCCGGAGATCATCGGCTCCGGCCGGATCTCGTTCGGCTCGGCCGATCTTTTGCGCGAGGTGCTGGGCGTCGAGCCCGGCTCGGTGACGCCCTTTGCCCTGATCAACGACACGGACCGCAGGGTGACCCCGGTCCTCGATGCCACGATGATGCAGCACGACATTCTCAACTATCACCCGCTGGTCAACACCATGACCACTTCGATCGCCCGCGATGATCTGCTCCGGTTCATCCAGTCGACCGGACATACCCCGCTGATCCGGCCGGTGTCGGACCGGCCGGCCGACTGA
- a CDS encoding tetratricopeptide repeat protein, whose product MTMLENIGEAPTVAPGADLIVDTTTQTFVKDVIEESKRRPVLVDFWAPWCGPCKQLTPTLEKVITAAKGKAKLAKMNIDEHPAIFQQLAQQMGIQSIPAVIAFANGQPIDGFLGALPDKQVTEFVERLIKDRVGDEGKDILVAADAALASKDYTAAADAYAQVLAQDNANVQALAGLARCYVGTGNIEQAQKTLAMVPDGKQNDTAVAAARAEIELATQTKDLGSIADLEAKVAANPKDYQARFDLALAQNAKGDREAALDSLLEIVKRDRKWNDDGARKQLVQLFDAWGPTDEATVTGRRKLSSVLFA is encoded by the coding sequence CTGACAATGCTTGAGAATATCGGCGAGGCGCCGACCGTTGCGCCCGGCGCAGACCTGATCGTGGACACGACCACGCAAACCTTCGTCAAGGACGTGATCGAGGAATCAAAACGCCGGCCGGTGCTTGTGGATTTCTGGGCGCCCTGGTGCGGACCCTGCAAGCAACTGACGCCAACGCTGGAGAAAGTGATCACGGCTGCCAAGGGCAAGGCCAAGCTCGCCAAGATGAATATCGACGAGCATCCGGCGATCTTCCAGCAGCTCGCACAGCAGATGGGCATTCAATCGATCCCGGCGGTGATCGCGTTCGCGAACGGGCAGCCGATCGATGGCTTCCTCGGCGCGTTGCCGGACAAGCAGGTGACCGAATTCGTCGAACGTCTGATCAAGGATCGCGTCGGCGACGAAGGCAAAGACATTCTGGTGGCTGCGGATGCAGCGCTGGCCTCGAAGGACTACACCGCAGCCGCCGATGCCTATGCGCAGGTGCTGGCGCAGGACAATGCCAATGTGCAGGCGCTGGCCGGCCTCGCGCGCTGTTATGTCGGCACCGGCAATATCGAACAGGCGCAGAAAACGCTGGCGATGGTGCCGGACGGCAAGCAGAACGACACCGCCGTGGCCGCAGCGCGCGCGGAAATCGAGCTTGCCACGCAAACAAAGGATCTCGGCTCCATTGCCGATCTTGAAGCCAAGGTTGCGGCCAACCCGAAGGACTATCAGGCGCGCTTCGATCTGGCGCTGGCGCAGAATGCCAAGGGCGATCGTGAAGCCGCGCTCGACAGCCTGCTCGAGATCGTCAAGCGCGATCGCAAATGGAACGATGACGGAGCGCGCAAGCAGCTCGTGCAATTGTTCGATGCCTGGGGCCCGACGGACGAAGCGACCGTAACGGGACGGCGAAAATTATCGTCGGTGTTGTTCGCGTGA
- a CDS encoding LON peptidase substrate-binding domain-containing protein has translation MPMNVTYEGPIDLPEVIPVFPLPGALLLPRGQMPLNIFEPRYLEMIDDALASRHRLIGMIQPDSAHPGPEDRPNLFKIGCVGRITQIAESGDGRYLMQLTGVARFRVEEELTVQTAYRQCRVTYAPFADDFIARKGEEEVDRKQLLRALSEFLQANNLKADWDGIENAPNEALVNALAMMSPYGTAEKQALLEAPDLKTRAEILVAVTEIELAKSKSDGETPLQ, from the coding sequence ATGCCCATGAACGTGACGTATGAGGGACCGATCGATTTGCCGGAGGTGATTCCGGTCTTTCCGTTGCCAGGCGCCTTGCTGCTGCCGCGCGGCCAGATGCCGCTCAATATTTTCGAGCCGCGCTATCTTGAGATGATCGATGACGCGCTGGCATCGCGCCACCGTTTGATCGGCATGATTCAGCCGGACAGCGCACATCCCGGTCCGGAGGACAGGCCCAACCTGTTCAAGATCGGTTGCGTCGGCCGCATCACGCAGATCGCCGAGAGCGGCGATGGCCGCTACCTCATGCAACTCACCGGTGTGGCGCGCTTTCGCGTCGAGGAAGAGTTGACGGTGCAGACCGCGTACCGGCAATGCCGCGTGACGTATGCGCCGTTCGCCGACGATTTCATCGCACGCAAGGGCGAAGAAGAGGTCGACCGCAAGCAATTGTTGCGTGCCTTGTCGGAATTCTTGCAGGCCAACAACCTGAAAGCCGATTGGGACGGCATCGAGAATGCGCCCAACGAAGCGCTGGTCAATGCGCTGGCGATGATGTCGCCTTATGGTACCGCGGAGAAGCAGGCGCTGCTGGAAGCGCCCGATCTCAAAACGCGCGCGGAAATTCTTGTGGCTGTCACGGAAATCGAGTTAGCCAAAAGCAAGAGCGACGGTGAAACGCCGTTGCAGTAA
- a CDS encoding Trm112 family protein produces MPDSHRSGESVDPKLLEILVCPLTKATLEYDRVKQELISRSAKLAYPIRDGIPIMLPEEARKLD; encoded by the coding sequence ATGCCCGACAGTCACCGAAGCGGCGAGAGCGTCGATCCGAAGCTTCTCGAAATTCTGGTCTGTCCGCTCACCAAGGCGACGCTGGAATACGATCGTGTCAAGCAGGAACTGATTTCGCGCAGCGCCAAGCTCGCTTATCCCATCCGCGACGGCATACCGATCATGCTGCCGGAAGAGGCGCGCAAGCTGGATTGA